One genomic region from Terriglobia bacterium encodes:
- a CDS encoding GxxExxY protein encodes MDPGDQLAFRILKAARAVHTTLGPGFIESIYTRALIAELVDDGFQVEREKTVKIWYGDRLVGKHRLDLVVDGTVIIELKANHSLIPLHIAQMNSYLHATTFPFGLLLNFGATDLQWEFIRSGTGTPDNES; translated from the coding sequence ATGGACCCAGGCGACCAGCTCGCATTCCGAATTTTAAAAGCTGCACGCGCAGTCCACACCACTCTTGGGCCCGGTTTCATCGAGAGCATTTATACACGAGCGCTTATCGCCGAACTCGTGGACGATGGCTTTCAGGTGGAGCGGGAGAAGACAGTCAAGATCTGGTACGGCGATCGCCTTGTCGGCAAGCACCGTCTCGACTTGGTTGTGGACGGTACGGTGATCATCGAGCTCAAGGCGAACCACAGTCTCATCCCGTTGCACATCGCACAGATGAACTCCTATCTGCATGCGACAACCTTTCCGTTTGGCCTGCTGCTGAACTTTGGCGCAACTGACCTTCAGTGGGAGTTCATTCGATCTGGTACAGGAACACCCGACAACGAGAGTTAG